The proteins below come from a single Eremothecium sinecaudum strain ATCC 58844 chromosome II, complete sequence genomic window:
- the CHS1 gene encoding chitin synthase I (Syntenic homolog of Ashbya gossypii ABL153W; Syntenic homolog of Saccharomyces cerevisiae YNL192W (CHS1)), with amino-acid sequence MNVGYSVGNSSNTTGEQDTFRRRSGNHVRPNLNNMPTNRSAPNLVRSPDGVYQHPVDPSSGRVHNAMPCYQQLPSPLTDDRRYTVQNYSDTFHPRDPSENIFNPRAPYLHGDPFSNRNVDDVNNGVEPYEYVAYDHCWHKNKRPVSAYNSMPYYHGHRNDHGMMHNSHCNNDVEDYVGYIDQQGDDYQINTYFNTRDEVVNPSIPNGYVSDYGYYDYDKMADPAVHFTDSNGDFKEVSHYGMSPGVTPVDDYDDISNEKVDSKSPPIARNKRTIMRKFKLWFGNFVFDCPISDSLISLYASGMSDGQLTSEYRFMRYQAVTCDPADFQRNNFTLRQLKFMVPRNTSLMIVVTMYNESDVLLARTLKGIMDNIKHFTKRRKSSVWGADAWKKVTVCIVADGRNAINERALALMSSLGCYQDGFAKDEINGKKVVAHVYEHTTKINISRVSGSKIKLACGDNTVPVQLLFCLKERNQKKINSHRWAFEGFAPVLQPKVIMLLDVGTMPGKDSIYQLWKEFDDPNIGGACGEIKTDLGPRYAKLLNPLVASQNFEYKMSNILDKTTESNFGYISVLPGAFSAYRYAALKGEPMKKYFMGENLNSTIFVSNMYLAEDRILCFEIVTKKEARWLLKYCRSSYGSTDVPDRVPEFILQRRRWLNGSFFAALYSFVHFYKIWSSGHTFVRKILLTIEFVYLFITTLIAWFSLSSFFLVFRILTLSLTIVHPEQPVFRYLAVILLWLYGINVLIIFILSLGNKPKGTPNFYLITFIFFAILMVYMVFCALFMAVHSIERLIDAAEFTVQGLFTSATFRDLVISMASTYCLYFLASLVYLQPTHMITSFLQYVLLSPSYINILNIYAFCNVHDISWGTKGAVAKPLGKLTSKEDGFVRMEIPISSKEVDYNYKKYVQLLETPDDNAKNRESPPYEDQKTSYLAMVRSMVIIIWIISNFVVIAAVLETGVIRYHLHTPTGQESELLILSKNASIYFSVVLWMVAVMAAVRFVGCSVYLVRRLSQKFTLF; translated from the coding sequence ATGAATGTGGGGTATTCAGTCGGAAATTCTTCGAATACTACTGGTGAACAGGATACGTTTCGGAGACGTAGTGGGAACCATGTTCGACCGAATTTAAATAATATGCCGACCAACCGCTCAGCACCGAACCTAGTTCGTTCTCCGGATGGTGTATACCAGCATCCAGTGGACCCTAGTTCTGGTCGGGTGCACAATGCGATGCCTTGTTATCAGCAATTGCCCTCGCCTTTGACAGACGACAGGAGATATACAGTACAAAACTATTCCGACACATTTCATCCAAGGGATCCTTCAgaaaatatttttaatCCACGAGCGCCATACTTACATGGTGATCCATTTTCTAACAGAAACGTCGATGATGTCAACAACGGTGTGGAACCTTATGAATATGTAGCCTATGATCATTGTTGGCACAAAAACAAAAGACCGGTATCAGCGTATAACAGCATGCCATATTACCACGGCCATCGTAATGATCACGGTATGATGCATAATAGCCATTGCAATAATGATGTCGAGGATTATGTGGGTTATATTGACCAGCAGGGCGATGATTATCAGATTAACACATATTTTAATACTCGCGACGAAGTGGTTAATCCATCTATACCCAATGGCTATGTATCAGACTATGGATATTATGATTATGATAAAATGGCGGACCCAGCAGTCCATTTTACGGATAGCAACGGTGACTTTAAAGAGGTCTCGCATTATGGAATGTCTCCAGGTGTTACTCCAGTAGATGACTACGACGACATTTCAAATGAGAAGGTTGACTCGAAGAGTCCTCCGATAGCTCGTAATAAGCGTACTATCATGAGGAAGTTCAAGTTGTGGTTTGGtaattttgtttttgaTTGCCCAATAAGTGACAGCCTTATTTCTCTGTATGCCAGTGGCATGAGCGATGGACAATTAACCAGCGAATATAGGTTCATGAGATACCAGGCTGTTACCTGTGACCCTGCAGATTTCCAGAGAAACAACTTTACTTTGCGCCAGTTGAAGTTTATGGTTCCGCGTAATACCTCGTTGATGATAGTTGTTACAATGTATAATGAAAGCGACGTGCTATTGGCGCGCACTTTAAAAGGTATCATGGATAATATTAAGCACTTCACAAAAAGGAGGAAGTCTTCTGTTTGGGGTGCTGATGCTTGGAAGAAGGTCACTGTGTGTATTGTTGCAGATGGGAGAAATGCTATTAATGAGCGTGCTTTGGCGTTAATGAGCTCACTAGGCTGTTATCAGGATGGATTCGCGAAAGATGAAATCAATGGTAAGAAAGTTGTAGCCCATGTCTATGAGCACACCACAAAAATTAATATCTCCAGAGTATCGGGTTCTAAAATCAAGCTAGCTTGCGGTGATAACACCGTTCCTGTTCAATTGCTATTCTGCTTGAAGGAAAGGAACCaaaagaaaataaattCCCATCGTTGGGCATTTGAAGGCTTTGCACCAGTATTGCAGCCTAAAGTTATAATGCTATTAGACGTCGGCACGATGCCAGGGAAGGATTCCATCTACCAACTATGGAAAGAGTTTGATGATCCAAACATTGGTGGCGCATGTGGTGAAATAAAAACTGACTTAGGTCCAAGATATGCTAAGTTGCTTAACCCGTTGGTGGCTTCACAGAACTTCGAGTATAAGATGTCTAATATTTTAGATAAGACTACCGAGTCCAATTTTGGTTACATCAGTGTGCTACCAGGTGCATTCTCTGCATACAGGTATGCAGCATTAAAGGGAGAGCCAATGAAGAAGTATTTCATGGGTGAAAACTTAAACTCTACAATTTTTGTATCCAACATGTACTTGGCCGAAGATAGAATCCTCTGTTTCGAGATAGTCACTAAAAAAGAGGCTCGTTGGTTACTAAAGTACTGTAGGTCATCATATGGATCAACTGATGTTCCTGATAGGGTTCCTGAATTTATTTTACAGCGTCGAAGGTGGTTAAACGGATCATTCTTCGCAGCGCTGTACTCCTTCGTGCATTTTTATAAGATTTGGTCGAGCGGACATACATTCGTAAGGAAAATTCTGTTAACCATCGAATTTGTTTATTTGTTCATTACTACACTGATTGCATGGTTTTCTTTGAGTTCGTTTTTCCTCGTCTTTAGAATATTGACATTGTCACTCACCATTGTTCATCCTGAACAACCTGTATTCCGGTACCTTGCTGTTATTTTACTTTGGTTATATGGCATAAATGTGTTGATCATATTTATCCTATCTTTAGGGAATAAACCAAAAGGTACACCGAACTTTTACTTAATTACCTTCATTTTCTTTGCAATCTTGATGGTATATATGGTTTTCTGCGCATTGTTCATGGCCGTACACTCCATTGAACGTCTCATCGACGCTGCAGAATTTACTGTACAAGGACTATTCACTAGTGCAACTTTTAGAGACTTGGTTATTTCAATGGCTTCAACGTACTGCTTGTATTTCCTGGCATCGTTGGTTTATTTGCAGCCTACCCACATGATAACGTCTTTCCTCCAATACGTGTTGTTAAGTCCCTCGTATATCAACATCTTAAACATTTACGCATTCTGCAATGTCCATGATATCTCCTGGGGAACAAAGGGTGCCGTTGCAAAACCTTTGGGTAAACTTACATCCAAAGAGGACGGTTTTGTAAGAATGGAAATTCCTATTTCCTCTAAAGAAGTCGACTACAATTATAAGAAATACGTCCAGCTTTTGGAAACACCCGATGATAACGCCAAAAATCGTGAATCACCACCCTATGAGGATCAGAAGACCTCGTATCTAGCAATGGTACGATCCATGGTTATCATTATTTGGATCATTTCAAATTTTGTTGTCATCGCCGCTGTCTTAGAAACAGGCGTGATACGTTATCACCTGCATACTCCAACAGGACAAGAGTCAGAGTTACTAATACTTTCTAAGAATGCTTCAATTTACTTTTCGGTTGTACTATGGATGGTAGCTGTAATGGCGGCTGTTAGGTTTGTCGGCTGTTCCGTATATTTGGTAAGGAGACTTTCACAGAAATTTACATTGTTTTAA
- the DUG3 gene encoding glutamine amidotransferase subunit DUG3 (Syntenic homolog of Ashbya gossypii ABL151W; Syntenic homolog of Saccharomyces cerevisiae YNL191W (DUG3)): MCRFLIFKGKEPIRLSHLLTNPAHSIINQSFDSRLRLDARRPINGDGFGVAYYSDDEELNNGGPCVFKAITPAWNNLNLESLAEKTKSSLVFAHVRASTYGVLSSSNCHPFTYHMFTFMHNGGIANFKLIKKRLLNKIEDEYFNLIQGGTDSEYCFALFLDTLHKLGHDPTSSKPVNHRTLREALLKTIEYIRDWTKEVSTAPGAAHEPSLLNFAVTDGETVVVSRYVTSRTDEAASLHFSCGSSFVESAPGEYRMERLDRKQYVVMVASEPLTFERGDWTAMPTNSFLTIKNQSVLLHPIIDEYYQEDPLYARDTLLAESKGLMGSIPVSKATAKDVPPLEREGRAAMYMKDC; encoded by the coding sequence ATGTGTCgttttttaatttttaaGGGGAAAGAACCTATACGTCTGTCGCATCTTCTGACGAACCCAGCCCATTCAATCATAAACCAGTCTTTCGATAGCAGGTTGCGGCTTGATGCAAGGCGCCCCATTAACGGAGATGGATTTGGTGTTGCATACTATTCCGACGACGAGGAACTGAATAATGGAGGTCCATGTGTGTTCAAGGCGATCACGCCAGCTTGGAACAACCTAAATCTGGAATCTTTAGCTGAAAAGACGAAATCAAGCCTTGTTTTTGCGCATGTGCGGGCTTCTACCTATGGAGTTTTATCATCCAGTAACTGTCACCCTTTTACGTATCATATGTTTACTTTCATGCACAATGGCGGCATCGCAAATTTCAAGTTGATCAAGAAGCGACTGCTGAACAAGATAGAAGACGAATATTTCAACCTTATACAAGGTGGTACTGATTCTGAGTACTGTTTTGCGTTGTTTTTGGACACGCTACATAAGCTAGGTCACGATCCCACAAGCTCAAAGCCTGTGAATCACAGAACTCTGCGTGAAGCGCTCTTGAAGACCATCGAGTACATTCGGGATTGGACCAAAGAGGTTTCAACCGCTCCAGGAGCAGCACACGAGCCCTCCTTGCTCAACTTTGCTGTAACCGATGGAGAAACAGTAGTCGTATCTCGCTATGTCACATCAAGAACAGACGAGGCGGCATCGCTGCATTTCAGCTGTGGCTCCAGTTTTGTTGAGTCTGCACCAGGCGAGTACCGGATGGAGCGTCTTGATCGCAAGCAGTACGTAGTTATGGTTGCAAGTGAACCGCTTACTTTTGAACGGGGAGACTGGACTGCGATGCCCACTAACAGTTTCCTAACAATCAAGAACCAATCAGTGCTTCTGCATCCTATTATAGACGAATACTACCAAGAAGATCCACTATACGCAAGAGATACGCTTCTCGCAGAAAGCAAGGGTCTCATGGGTTCGATTCCAGTTTCTAAAGCCACTGCCAAAGATGTTCCTCCATTGGAGAGAGAAGGTAGAGCAGCAATGTACATGAAAGACTGTTGA
- a CDS encoding uncharacterized protein (Syntenic homolog of Eremothecium cymbalariae Ecym_6433 and Saccharomyces cerevisiae YNL190W; no homolog in Ashbya gossypii): MKASKVVTFNIALAAVAAVAQDESTTYGRFDKTSETPTPSDSTYGRFDKTSESPSPSDPNYGRFDKTSESSSSSDSTYGRFDKTPRTTSTSDSTYGRFDKTSESSSSTDSTYGRFDKTSASHENAAIIGATGAFGATFGGVFVLGAMMLL; encoded by the coding sequence ATGAAAGCTTCCAAAGTTGTTACCTTTAATATCGCCCTAGCTGCTGTTGCAGCCGTTGCTCAAGATGAGTCTACCACTTACGGCAGGTTTGACAAGACCTCTGAAACTCCTACCCCATCTGACAGCACTTACGGAAGGTTTGATAAGACTTCCGAATCTCCAAGCCCATCGGATCCCAACTACGGTAGATTCGACAAAACCTCTGAGTCTTCTTCGTCAAGCGATTCTACATACGGAAGATTTGACAAGACACCTAGGACGACCTCTACTTCTGATTCTACCTACGGCAGATTTGATAAAACTTCCGAGAGTTCTTCATCCACAGACTCCACCTACGGTAGATTTGACAAGACTTCCGCTAGTCACGAAAATGCAGCTATCATTGGCGCCACTGGTGCATTTGGAGCTACTTTTGGCGGTGTTTTCGTCTTAGGCGCCATGATGCTACTTTAA
- the DTD1 gene encoding D-tyrosyl-tRNA(Tyr) deacylase (Syntenic homolog of Ashbya gossypii ABL152W; Syntenic homolog of Saccharomyces cerevisiae YDL219W (DTD1); 1-intron in Ashbya gossypii) has translation MKIVLQKVSQASVHVGNELVSTIKHGYMLLVGVSIEDSIEDVTKSANKVLALRAFEDDSGSLWKKNIKDVSGEILSVSQFTLLGRTKKGSKPDFHMAQKGPLAKELYDEFLLQLKKELGDDRVKDGKFGAMMSCSLTNEGPVTIILDTEDKK, from the exons ATGAAGATCGTGCTACAAAAGGTCAGCCAGGCCTCTGTCCACGTTGGAAATGAACTTGTATCTAC CATTAAGCATGGCTATATGCTCCTAGTTGGGGTGTCTATAGAGGACTCAATTGAAGATGTTACCAAGTCAGCGAACAAAGTTCTTGCCCTGCGTGCTTTTGAAGATGACAGTGGTTCCTTGTGGAAGAAGAATATCAAAGACGTCAGCGGTGAAATCCTCTCCGTATCACAGTTTACATTGTTAGGTAGAACAAAGAAAGGCAGTAAACCGGATTTCCATATGGCCCAGAAGGGCCCACTGGCAAAGGAGTTGTATGACGAGTTTCTACTACAGCTAAAAAAAGAACTAGGCGATGACAGGGTAAAAGACGGCAAATTCGGCGCTATGATGAGCTGCTCTCTAACAAACGAAGGCCCGGTGACCATTATTTTAGACACTGAAGATAAAAAGTAA